The following are from one region of the Gossypium hirsutum isolate 1008001.06 chromosome D03, Gossypium_hirsutum_v2.1, whole genome shotgun sequence genome:
- the LOC107927017 gene encoding probable protein phosphatase 2C 25: MSCSVAVSNSPAFSPSPSLFLNKTPIISPSTEALNLTLTHLKTSSSPASPSPSPSSPFRLRLPKPPSVSLLSSSSASNSSPSSGSGSAPGLGSGPVSTVLKRKRPARLEIPVATEAMSLGIPATPCEVGKELEREGDGYSVYCKRGRREAMEDRFSASVELQGDTKQAIFGIFDGHGGAKAAEFAAQKLEKNILDQVITRRDNTAVMDAVKQGYLKTDAEFFKEDNAGGTCCLTALIQNGDLVVSNAGDCRAVLSRSGTAEPLTSDHRPSREDERSRIQNLGGYVDLCRGVWRIEGSLAVSRGIGDRHLKQWVIAEPETKIVSIKPDCEFLILASDGLWDKVSNQEAVDIVRPSFIGTDKPNLLFACKKLVNLSVSRGSFDDISVMLVQLGYYI, translated from the exons atGTCGTGTTCCGTTGCCGTATCTAACTCTCCGGCGTTTTCTCCGTCACCGTCTCTTTTCCTTAACAAAACGCCGATCATCTCTCCTTCGACGGAAGCTCTGAATTTAACGTTGACCCACCTCAAGACTTCTTCTTCTCCAGCTTCTCCGTCTCCCTCTCCTTCTTCGCCTTTCAGGCTCCGGCTTCCAAAGCCGCCGTCTGTCTCTTTGCTCTCGTCTTCTTCTGCTTCGAATTCATCGCCTTCCTCCGGTTCGGGTTCGGCTCCAGGACTTGGATCGGGACCGGTATCAACGGTTTTAAAGAGGAAGAGACCGGCGAGGCTGGAAATACCGGTTGCGACGGAGGCCATGAGTTTGGGGATTCCGGCGACGCCGTGCGAAGTCGGGAAAGAGTTGGAGAGAGAGGGAGATGGGTATTCAGTATACTGTAAAAGAGGGAGGAGAGAGGCCATGGAAGATAGGTTCTCAGCTTCAGTTGAACTTCAAGGAGATACAAAGCAG gcaatttttggcatttttgatgGACATGGAGGTGCTAAAGCTGCAGAGTTTGCAGCCCAGAAATTGGAGAAGAACATTTTAGACCAAGTTATTACAAGAAGAGACAATACTGCTGTAATGGATGCTGTTAAACAAGGTTATTTGAAAACTGATGCTGAGTTTTTTAAGGAAGACAATGCTGGTGGGACATGCTGCCTGACGGCTTTGATCCAAAACGGAGACCTTGTCGTATCGAATGCCGGCGATTGTCGTGCTGTTTTGAGCAGAAGTGGTACGGCAGAACCTCTCACCTCTGATCACCGGCCTTCGAGGGAGGATGAAAGGAGCAGAATTCAAAACCTG GGTGGCTATGTGGATTTATGTCGTGGTGTTTGGAGAATTGAAGGTAGTCTGGCTGTCTCTAGAGGGATCGGAGATCGTCACCTTAAACAGTGGGTGATCGCCGAGCCGGAGACGAAGATCGTTAGTATCAAACCCGATTGCGAGTTCTTAATATTAGCCTCCGATGGCTTATGGGACAAG GTTAGTAATCAAGAAGCTGTTGACATTGTTCGCCCTTCATTCATAGGCACCGATAAACCGAATCTGTTGTTTGCTTGTAAGAAACTCGTCAATCTTTCGGTCTCGCGAGGCTCGTTCGATGATATTAGTGTGATGCTGGTTCAGCTGGGGTACTATATTTGA